In a single window of the Zea mays cultivar B73 chromosome 5, Zm-B73-REFERENCE-NAM-5.0, whole genome shotgun sequence genome:
- the LOC100192032 gene encoding Trafficking protein particle complex subunit 1, whose product MQFFGGSSLTSVAPEATPAPAAPPGTGTGASAQVLYVFNRNGVCLLYREWHRPLRTLDPTQDHKLMFGLLFSLRSFTAKIDPTTAEKGNLGVPLLPGQGCSFYSFKTNTYKLNFTESPSGIKLILITHPRTGDQRDSLKHIYNLYVEYVVKNPLYAPGTPIKCELFNKHLDQYVRTII is encoded by the exons ATGCAGTTCTTCGGCGGCTCGTCGCTGACGTCGGTCGCGCCGGAGGCGACCCCAGCCCCGGCGGCGCCCCCTGGTACGGGCACGGGCGCCAGCGCGCAGGTCCTCTACGTCTTCAACCGCAACGGCGTCTGCCTGCTCTACCGCGAGTGGCACCGCCCCCTCCGCACGCTCGACCCCACCCAGGATCACAAGCTCATGTTCGGGCTCCTCTTCTCCCTTCGCTCCTTCACCGCCAAGATCGACCCAACCAC GGCAGAAAAGGGAAATCTTGGTGTGCCACTACTGCCAGGCCAAGGTTGTTCGTTTTATAGCTTCAAGACAAACACATACAAACTGAACTTTACGGAGAGCCCTTCTGGTATAAAG CTTATACTAATTACACATCCAAGGACTGGTGATCAGCGAGACTCGCTAAAGCATATCTACAACCTATATGTGGAATACGTTGTAAAAAATCCTCTGTATGCTCCTGGAACACCAATCAA GTGCGAACTTTTCAACAAACATCTCGATCAATACGTGAGAACAATAATTTGA